A DNA window from Acomys russatus chromosome 7, mAcoRus1.1, whole genome shotgun sequence contains the following coding sequences:
- the Fah gene encoding fumarylacetoacetase produces MSFIPVAEDSDFPVQNLPYGVFSTQSHPKPRIGVAIGDQILDLSVIKHLFTGPVLSKHQHVFEETTLNSFMGLGQAAWKEARASLQTLLSAGQARLRDDKELRQRAFTSQASATMHLPATIGDYTDFYSSLQHATNVGIMFRGKDNALMPNWLHLPVGYHGRASSVVVSGTPIRRPMGQMRPDNSKPPVYGACKRLDVELEMAFFVGPGNRFGEPIPISKAHKHIFGMVLMNDWSARDIQQWEYVPLGPFLGKSFGTTISPWVVPMDALMPFVVPNPVQDPKPLPYLCHSQPYTFDINLSVALKGEGMSQAATICRSNFKHMYWTMLQQLTHHSVNGCNLRPGDLLASGTISGSDPGSFGSMLELSWRGTKAIDLGQGQTRTFLLDGDEVIITGHCQGDGYRVGFGQCAGKVLPALSPA; encoded by the exons ATGTCCTTTATTCCGGTGGCAGAGGACTCGGACTTCCCAGTCCAAAACCTTCCCTATGGCGTTTTCTCCACTCAAAGCCAC CCAAAGCCTCGGATTGGTGTGGCCATCGGTGACCAGATCTTGGACCTCAGTGTCATTAAACACCTCTTTACCGGACCTGTCCTCTCCAAACATCAGCATGTCTTCGAAGAG ACGACTCTCAACAGCTTCATGGGCTTGGGCCAAGCTGCGTGGAAGGAGGCAAGAGCATCCTTGCAGACCTTGCTGTCTGCCGGCCAAGCCAGGCTCAGAGATGACAAGGAGCTTCGGCAGCG TGCATTCACTTCTCAGGCTTCTGCCACGATGCACCTTCCTGCTACCATAG GAGACTACACGGACTTCTACTCCTCTCTGCAGCATGCCACTAATGTTGGCATTATGTTCCGGGGCAAGGACAATGCGCTGATGCCCAATTG GCTCCATTTACCTGTGGGATATCATGGCCGGGCTTCCTCCGTTGTGGTATCTGGCACCCCAATTCGAAGACCCATGggacagatgagacctgataact CAAAGCCTCCTGTATATGGTGCCTGCAAACGCCTAGATGTGGAGCTGGAAATG GCTTTCTTTGTAGGCCCCGGGAACAGATTCGGAGAGCCAATCCCCATCTCCAAAGCCCACAAGCACATTTTCGGGATGGTCCTCATGAACGACTGGAGTG CACGAGACATCCAGCAATGGGAGTACGTCCCCCTCGGACCATTCCTGGGGAAAAGCTTTGGAACCACCATCTCCCCATGGGTGGTGCCCATGGATGCCCTCATGCCCTTTGTAGTGCCCAACCCAGTGCAG GACCCCAAGCCCTTGCCATATCTCTGCCACAGCCAGCCCTACACATTTGATATCAacctttctgttgctttgaaaG GAGAAGGAATGAGCCAGGCAGCTACCATCTGCAGGTCCAACTTTAAG CATATGTACTGGACCATGCTGCAGCAACTCACACACCACTCTGTTAATGGATGCAATCTGCGACCTGGGGACCTCTTGGCTTCTGGAACCATCAGCGGATCA GACCCTGGAAGCTTTGGCTCCATGCTGGAACTTTCCTGGAGGGGAACAAAGGCCATTGATCTGGGTCAGGGGCAGACCAGAACCTTCCTGCTGGACGGAGATGAAGTCATCATAACAG GTCACTGCCAGGGGGACGGCTACCGTGTTGGTTTTGGCCAGTGTGCTGGGAAAGTGCTGCCTGCCCTCTCACCAGCCTGA